Proteins encoded within one genomic window of Paramisgurnus dabryanus chromosome 13, PD_genome_1.1, whole genome shotgun sequence:
- the LOC135751846 gene encoding mpv17-like protein, with translation MNRAWTMFKSHPYISNVVGYTTLFATADLIQQSMMGKTLIKDTVKQDHDKEILAVKRDPQPHCIDWSQTARVALVGFCFHANFNYHWLRALEKMFPGGGTKRISIKVFLDQLIGAPTTISAFYIGLSTLEGAEDPFKDWRNKFWTSYKTGVVFWSTMQAVNFSLVPPVARTVYVGGVTLFWTVFLCHIKQQKTDSLS, from the exons ATGAACAGAGCATGGACTATGTTCAAGTCTCATCCATACATCTCCAATGTGGTGGGATACACAACACTGTTTGCCACAGCAGACCTCATTCAGCAAAGCATGATGGGAAAAACATTGATAAAAGACACAGTGAAGCAAGATCACGATAAAGAAATATTAGCAGTAAAACGCGATCCACAACCTCACTGCATTGACTGGTCCCAGACTGCTCGGGTGGCGCTGGTTGGGTTCTGTTTCCATGCCAACTTCAATTACCATTGGTTACGAGCATTAGAAAAGATGTTTCCAGGGGGCGGGACCAAAAGAATATCCATtaaagtgtttctggaccaacTAATTGGAGCACCTACAACTATAAGTGCTTTCTACATTG GTTTGAGCACATTAGAAGGTGCAGAAGATCCTTTTAAAGACTGGAGAAATAAATTTTGGACCTCTTATAAG ACTGGAGTGGTGTTCTGGTCAACAATGCAG GCTGTGAATTTCTCTCTGGTCCCACCAGTGGCTCGTACTGTCTATGTTGGAGGAGTCACTCTTTTCTGGACTGTGTTTCTCTGTCATATTAAGCAGCAGAAGACTGACTCTCTGAGCTAG
- the rpl18 gene encoding large ribosomal subunit protein eL18, with protein MGVDIRHNKDRKVHRKEPKSEDIYLRLLVKLYRFLARRSDAPFNKVILRRLFMSKTNRPPLALSRLIRKMKLAGRENLTAVVVGTITDDVRIHDIPKLKVCALKVTAGARRRILKAGGQILTLDQLALSAPRGQGTVLLSGPRKAREVYRHFGKAPGTPHSHTKPYIRSKGRKFERARGRRASRGYKN; from the exons ATG GGAGTTGACATCAGACACAACAAGGACCGCAAGGTTCACAGGAAGGAGCCCAAAAGTGAGGATATTTACCTCAGGCTCTTGGTCAAG TTGTACAGATTCTTGGCTCGTCGCTCTGATGCTCCCTTTAACAAGGTCATTCTGAGGAGACTCTTCATGAGTAAGACCAATCGTCCCCCTCTTGCCCTGTCCCGACTG ATCAGAAAGATGAAGCTTGCAGGGCGTGAAAACCTGACCGCTGTTGTTGTGGGAACCATTACTGATGATGTCAGGATTCATGATATCCCTAAACTGAAG GTTTGTGCCCTAAAGGTGACTGCTGGTGCTCGCAGAAGGATTTTGAAGGCTGGTGGACAGATCTTGACGCTGGACCAGCTGGCTCTCTCTGCCCCAAGAGGACAGGGCACCGTTCTGTTGTCAG GACCCCGTAAGGCCAGAGAGGTGTACAGACATTTTGGAAAAGCTCCTGGAACCCCCCACAGCCACACCAA GCCCTACATCCGCTCCAAAGGCAGGAAGTTCGAGCGTGCTCGTGGTCGCAGAGCCAGCCGAGGCTACAAGAACTAA